From the Tetrapisispora phaffii CBS 4417 chromosome 10, complete genome genome, one window contains:
- the HPT1 gene encoding hypoxanthine phosphoribosyltransferase (similar to Saccharomyces cerevisiae HPT1 (YDR399W); ancestral locus Anc_5.491) translates to MSEAVQKQYISYNNVHQLCQSSATKIKEFKPDLIIAIGGGGFIPARILRTFLKEEDGPTIRIFAIILSLYERIAGSDVEEAGVKVNRTQWIDYEQCKLDLVGKNVLIVDEVDDTRTTLHYALNELQKDANDQAAAKGLNPEEPANKTTFGIFVLHNKLKPKKADLPEDMIKDEKRYFAARHVPDHWLAYPWESTDIVYHTKMAIEQGNDVFLP, encoded by the coding sequence ATGTCTGAAGCCGTTCAAAAACAATACATTTCTTACAATAACGTACATCAGTTGTGTCAATCTTCTGCCactaaaattaaagagTTTAAGCCAGATTTAATCATCGCTATTGGTGGTGGTGGTTTCATTCCAGCTAGAATTTTAAGAACTTTCTTAAAGGAAGAAGATGGGCCAACTATTAGAATTTTTGCcattattttatctttgTACGAAAGGATCGCTGGTTCCGATGTCGAAGAAGCTGGCGTTAAGGTCAACAGAACTCAATGGATTGATTATGAACAATGTAAGTTAGACTTAGTTGGTAAGAACGTTTTGATCGTGGACGAAGTCGATGACACACGTACCACTCTACATTATGCCTTAAATGAATTACAAAAGGATGCTAATGACCAAGCTGCTGCAAAGGGTTTAAACCCTGAAGAACCAGCCAACAAAACTACATTTGGTATCTTCGTTCTACACAACAAACTGAAGCCAAAGAAGGCCGATCTACCAGAAGATATGATTAAGGATGAAAAACGTTACTTTGCAGCCAGACATGTTCCAGATCATTGGTTAGCTTATCCATGGGAATCAACTGACATCGTTTACCATACCAAGATGGCAATAGAACAAGGTAACGACGTATTTTTACCATAA
- the RPB7 gene encoding DNA-directed RNA polymerase II subunit RPB7 (similar to Saccharomyces cerevisiae RPB7 (YDR404C); ancestral locus Anc_5.495) has product MFFIKDLSLNIILHPSFFGPRMKQYLKTKLLQEVEGSCTGKFGYILCVLDYDKIEIERGRILATDGSAEFTVKYRAVVFKPFKGEVVDGTVVSCSQHGFEAQVGPMKVFVTKHLMPQDLVFNAGSNPPSYQSAEDVITIKSRVRVKIEGCISQVSSIHAIGSIKEDYLGAI; this is encoded by the coding sequence atgttttttataaaagatctatcattgaatattattttgcaTCCATCCTTTTTTGGCCCTCGTATGAAACAATACTTAAAAactaaattattacaagAAGTAGAAGGTTCATGTACAGGTAAGTTTGGTTATATATTATGTGTCCTAGACTATgacaaaattgaaattgaacGTGGTAGAATTTTAGCAACTGATGGTTCTGCAGAATTTACAGTAAAATACAGAGCAGTTGTTTTCAAGCCATTTAAAGGTGAAGTTGTTGACGGTACCGTTGTGTCATGCTCTCAACATGGTTTCGAAGCACAAGTGGGACCAATGAAGGTTTTTGTTACTAAACATTTGATGCCACAAGACTTGGTATTTAATGCTGGTTCTAATCCTCCTTCTTACCAAAGTGCGGAGGATGtcattacaattaaaagtAGAGTCAGAGTAAAAATAGAAGGTTGTATTAGTCAAGTTAGTTCTATTCATGCCATTGGTAGTATAAAGGAAGATTACTTGGGTGCTATATGA
- the RPB2 gene encoding DNA-directed RNA polymerase II subunit RPB2 (similar to Saccharomyces cerevisiae RPB2 (YOR151C); ancestral locus Anc_5.497), whose protein sequence is MSQGEEYYADEDPYGFEDENAPISAEDSWTVISSFFREKGLVSQQLDSFNQFVDYTLQDIISEDSTLILEQLAQHTTESDNISRKYEISFGKIYVTKPMVNESDGVTHALYPQEARLRNLTYSSGLFVDVNKRTYEATDVPGRELKYNLIAEESEEDSENDKVFIGRLPVMLRSKNCYLSDATESDLYKLKECPFDMGGYFIINGSEKVLIAQERSAGNIVQVFKKAAPSPISHVAEIRSALEKGSRFISTLQVKLYGRESSSTRTIKATLPYIKQDIPIVIIFRALGIIPDGEILEHICYDVNDWQMLEMLKPCVEDGFVIQDRETALDFIGRRGTALGIKKEKRIQYARDILQKEFLPHITQLEGFESRKAFFLGYMINRLLLCALDRKDQDDRDHFGKKRLDLAGPLLGQLFKTLFRKLTKDIFRYMQRTVEEANDFNMKLAINAKTITSGLKYALATGNWGEQKKAMTSRAGVSQVLNRYTYSSTLSHLRRTNTPIGRDGKLAKPRQLHNTHWGLVCPAETPEGQACGLVKNLSLMSCISVGTDPMPIITFLSEWGMEPLEDYVPHQSPDATRVFVNGVWHGVHRNPARLMETLRTLRRKGDINPEVSMIRDIREQELKIFTDAGRVYRPLFIVDDDDDLGHKELRVRKGHVARLMATEYQDIEGGFEDVEEYTWTSLLNEGLVEYIDAEEEESILIAMQPEDLDPVSDEPEAIPDVETDTAKRIRAVHHATTFTHCEIHPSMILGVAASIIPFPDHNQSPRNTYQSAMGKQAMGVFLTNYNVRMDTMANILYYPQKPLGTTRAMEYLKFRELPAGQNAIVAIACYSGYNQEDSMIMNQSSIDRGLFRSLFFRSYMDQEKKYGMSITETFEKPQRTNTLRMKHGSYDKLDDDGLISPGVRVSGEDIIIGKTTPISPDEEELGQRTAYHSKRDASTPLRSTENGIVDQVLVTTNQDGLKFVKVRVRTTKVPQIGDKFASRHGQKGTIGITYGREDMPFTAEGIVPDLIINPHAIPSRMTVAHLIECLLSKVAALSGNEGDASPFTDITVEGISKLLREHGYQSRGFEVMYNGHTGKKLMAQIFFGPTYYQRLRHMVDDKIHARARGPMQVLTRQPVEGRSRDGGLRFGEMERDCMIAHGAAAFLKERLMEASDAFRVHVCGICGLMTVIAKLNHNQFECKGCDNKIDIYQIRIPYAAKLLFQELMAMNITPRLYTDRSKNF, encoded by the coding sequence ATGTCACAAGGTGAAGAATATTATGCTGATGAAGATCCTTATGGTTTTGAAGATGAGAATGCTCCAATCTCAGCAGAAGATTCATGGACtgttatttcttcttttttccGTGAAAAAGGTCTAGTATCACAACAATTAGACTCATTCAACCAATTTGTTGATTATACTCTACAAGATATTATCTCAGAAGATTCTACTTTAATTTTGGAACAATTGGCTCAACATACTACTGAATCAGATAACATAAGTagaaaatatgaaattagTTTTGGTAAAATTTATGTCACGAAACCAATGGTAAATGAATCTGATGGTGTTACCCATGCATTATATCCCCAAGAAGCTCGTTTACGTAATTTAACTTATTCTTCTGGTTTATTCGTCGATGTTAATAAGAGAACTTATGAAGCCACTGATGTCCCAGGTAGagaattaaaatataatttaattgcCGAAGAAAGTGAAGAAGACagtgaaaatgataaagttTTCATTGGTCGTTTACCTGTTATGTTAAGATCAAAGAATTGTTACTTGAGTGACGCTACAGAATctgatttatataaattaaaagaatgtCCATTCGATATGGGTggttatttcattattaatggTTCAGAAAAAGTTTTAATTGCACAAGAACGTTCTGCTGGTAATATAGTTCAAGTCTTCAAAAAAGCTGCTCCTTCCCCAATTTCTCACGTAGCTGAAATTAGATCTGCTTTAGAAAAAGGTTCTAGATTTATTAGTACACTAcaagttaaattatatggTAGAGAGAGTAGTTCAACTAGAACTATAAAAGCAACCTTACCTTACATTAAACAAGATATTCCAATTGTCATCATTTTTAGAGCTTTAGGTATCATTCCAGATGGTGAAATCTTAGAACATATTTGCTATGATGTTAATGATTGGCAAATGTTAGAAATGTTAAAACCTTGTGTGGAAGATGGTTTCGTTATCCAAGATCGTGAAACGGCTTTAGATTTTATTGGTCGTCGTGGTACCGCTTTAGGTATTAAGAAGGAAAAGAGAATTCAATATGCAAGagatattttacaaaaagaatttttacCACATATTACACAATTAGAAGGTTTTGAAAGTAGAAAAGCTTTCTTCTTAGGTTATATGATTAAtagattattattatgtgCATTAGATCGTAAAGATCAAGATGATCGTGATCATTTCGGTAAGAAAAGATTAGATTTAGCAGGTCCATTATTAGGTCAATTATTCAAAACCTTGTTTAGAAAATTAACCAAGGACATTTTCCGTTATATGCAAAGAACAGTAGAAGAAGCTAATGATTTCAACATGAAATTAGCCATTAATGCTAAGACAATCACTTCTGGTTTGAAGTATGCTTTAGCTACAGGTAATTGGGGTGAACAAAAGAAAGCAATGACTTCAAGAGCTGGTGTGTCCCAAGTTTTAAACCGTTATACTTATTCATCAACGTTATCACATTTAAGAAGAACCAACACTCCTATAGGTAGAGATGGTAAATTAGCAAAACCCCGTCAATTACATAATACACATTGGGGTCTTGTTTGTCCTGCAGAAACTCCAGAAGGTCAAGCTTGTGGTTTGGTCAAAAATTTATCACTTATGTCCTGTATTTCTGTTGGTACTGATCCAATGCCTATTATTACTTTCTTAAGTGAATGGGGTATGGAACCGTTAGAAGATTATGTTCCACATCAATCTCCTGATGCTACTAGAGTTTTTGTTAATGGTGTTTGGCATGGTGTTCATAGAAATCCAGCTAGATTAATGGAGACTTTAAGAACATTAAGAAGAAAAGGTGATATTAATCCAGAAGTTTCGATGATTAGAGATATTCGTGAAcaagaattaaaaattttcacAGACGCAGGTAGGGTTTATAGACCTCTATTTATagttgatgatgatgatgatttagGTCATAAAGAATTAAGAGTTAGAAAGGGACACGTTGCTAGATTAATGGCAACCGAATATCAAGATATTGAAGGTGGTTTTGAAGATGTTGAAGAATATACCTGGACTTCTTTGTTAAACGAAGGTTTagttgaatatattgatgCCGAGGAAGAAGAATCTATTTTAATTGCTATGCAACCTGAAGATCTAGATCCTGTCAGCGATGAACCTGAAGCCATACCTGATGTAGAAACTGACACAGCTAAACGTATCAGAGCTGTACATCACGCCACCACTTTCACACATTGTGAAATTCACCCATCTATGATTTTAGGTGTTGCTGCTTCCATTATTCCTTTCCCTGATCATAACCAATCTCCTCGTAACACTTATCAATCTGCGATGGGTAAGCAAGCTATGGGTGTTTTCTTAACGAATTACAATGTTCGTATGGATACAATGGCAAACATTTTATACTACCCACAAAAACCATTAGGTACAACTCGTGCTATGGAATATCTAAAGTTCAGAGAATTACCGGCTGGTCAAAATGCTATTGTGGCTATTGCATGTTACTCTGGTTACAATCAAGAAGATTCTATGATTATGAACCAGTCTTCAATTGATCGTGGTTTGTTTagatcattattttttagatCGTACATGGAtcaagaaaagaaatacGGTATGTCTATCACcgaaacttttgaaaaaccACAACGTACCAATACTTTGAGAATGAAGCATGGTTCATATGATAAACTAGATGACGATGGTCTAATCTCTCCTGGTGTCAGAGTTTCTGGTGAAGATATCATTATTGGTAAGACTACTCCAATCTCCcctgatgaagaagaattaggTCAAAGAACAGCATATCATTCGAAGCGTGATGCTTCTACACCATTGAGAAGCACCGAAAATGGTATTGTTGATCAAGTATTAGTTACCACCAATCAAGATGGTctaaaatttgttaaagTTCGTGTTAGAACCACTAAAGTTCCACAAATCGGTGACAAATTTGCTTCTCGTCACGGTCAAAAAGGTACGATTGGTATCACATACGGTAGAGAAGATATGCCTTTTACCGCTGAAGGTATCGTTCCGGATTTGATCATCAATCCTCATGCTATTCCATCTCGTATGACTGTCGCGCATTTAATTGAATGTTTATTAAGTAAGGTTGCAGCTTTATCTGGTAATGAAGGTGACGCCTCTCCATTTACAGACATTACTGTGGAAGGtatttctaaattattacGTGAACATGGTTACCAGTCTCGTGGTTTCGAAGTTATGTATAATGGTCATACCGGTAAAAAGCTAATGGCACAAATTTTCTTTGGTCCAACTTATTATCAACGTTTAAGACATATGGTAGACGACAAGATTCACGCCAGAGCTCGTGGTCCAATGCAAGTGTTAACTAGACAACCAGTAGAAGGTAGGTCCAGAGATGGTGGTTTAAGATTCGGTGAAATGGAAAGAGACTGTATGATTGCACACGGTGCAGCAGCTTTCTTAAAGGAAAGATTAATGGAAGCTTCTGATGCGTTTAGAGTTCATGTGTGTGGTATTTGTGGGTTGATGACAGTCATTGCTAAATTAAATCATAACCAATTCGAATGTAAAGGTTGTGATAacaaaattgatatttatcaaatccGTATTCCATATGCtgctaaattattattccAAGAACTGATGGCAATGAATATCACACCACGTCTATACACCGACCGTTCAAAGAACTTTTAA
- the MRP20 gene encoding mitochondrial 54S ribosomal protein uL23m (similar to Saccharomyces cerevisiae MRP20 (YDR405W); ancestral locus Anc_5.498): protein MNLNGNNRFLTVCLKNTNFLSSSAFKGISLIRGLATVLNSNDSTKTIEKSNILNVNNDDKERSSGRFSSRVMRLARESIALGKSHFRVGEKELYFPKARVILLRPNSKHTPYQAKFIVPKSFNKLDLRDYLFHVYGLRAMNVTTQLLHGRYTRANAGSPRYREPQIKKMTIEMEQPFIWPEEPKAEENDLWDSHIIQELEKYRDDNLTFAIGSDKFKPGSSFGGALGPYKPTAQPFVPRSLKRKFNNQKRRSKLKIDYLKGLVKLNEFVNR from the coding sequence atgaatttaaatGGTAATAATAGGTTCCTAACTGTTTGTTTAAAGAATACTAATTTCTTATCTTCTTCTGCTTTTAAAGGAATATCGTTGATTAGAGGTTTAGCTACTGTTTTGAATTCTAATGATTCGACgaaaacaattgaaaaatcaaatattttaaatgttaataatgatgataagGAACGTTCTAGCGGTAGGTTTAGTTCAAGAGTTATGAGATTAGCTCGTGAAAGTATTGCATTGGGCAAGTCTCATTTCAGAGTTGgtgaaaaagaattatattttccaaaGGCAAGAGTTATTTTGTTAAGACCAAACTCTAAACACACTCCGTATCAGGCGAAATTCATTGTACctaaatcttttaataaattggaTTTAAGagattatttatttcatgtATATGGCTTGAGGGCAATGAACGTGACTACACAATTACTTCATGGTAGATATACTAGAGCCAATGCCGGTTCCCCAAGATATAGAGAACCACAGATTAAGAAGATGACAATTGAAATGGAGCAACCTTTTATTTGGCCAGAGGAGCCCAAGGCGgaagaaaatgatttatGGGATTCGCATATCATTCAAGAACTAGAGAAATATAGAGATGATAACTTAACATTCGCGATAGGTTCTGATAAATTTAAGCCTGGGTCATCTTTTGGTGGTGCTCTAGGACCATACAAACCTACTGCTCAACCATTCGTACCAAGGTCGTTGAAAAGGAAGTtcaataatcaaaaaagaagatccaaattgaaaatagaCTACTTGAAAGGTCTAGTGAAACTGAACGAATTTGTAAATAGATAA
- the ISN1 gene encoding IMP 5'-nucleotidase (similar to Saccharomyces cerevisiae ISN1 (YOR155C); ancestral locus Anc_5.501) has product MSSRYRVEYQLKAHRKDEFIDWIKGLLAAPFVLHAVSHDNEDGTTERVRKQYAEIFQDIENLINKKIESDKQNGLLDNEDVGFSKQYEIVEKSRLKQLVPSIGPFFTALPLEEAFLWEDSQKAISQRRMVAPSFNDIRHILNTAQVFQFIKQKRLNSNTLKLVTFDGDVTLYEDGGSLVDSDPVVPYMVRLLESDIRVGICTAAGYDEALKYQERLHGLLVAIYSSTSLTQDQKCNLTVMGGESNYLFQYFENPETGEFGFRPIDKDLWLLPEMRTWEESDMDLTLDFAEQTLIHMKKTLKLPPETVLIRKRRAVGLVPGEKFDHIKGKTVRVKLSREQLEEIVLTLQNTLDTFKPATRVQFSCFDGGSDVWCDIGGKDLGVRILQNFYSPNNPIKPYETLHVGDQFNPSGLANDVKARLAGCTLWIASPHETVQLLCRLTSEY; this is encoded by the coding sequence ATGTCTTCAAGGTACAGAGTAgaatatcaattgaaagCCCATCGTAAAGATGAGTTTATTGATTGGATTAAGGGACTGCTAGCAGCGCCATTTGTGTTGCATGCTGTCTCACACGATAACGAAGATGGAACTACAGAAAGAGTTAGGAAACAATATGCTGAGATTTTTcaagatattgaaaatttgattaataaGAAGATTGAAAGTGATAAACAAAACGGATTGTTAGATAATGAAGATGTTGGATTTAGCAAACAATATGAGATTGTTGAGAAATCTAGATTGAAGCAATTGGTACCGTCAATTGGCCCATTTTTTACTGCATTACCTTTAGAAGAGGCATTTTTATGGGAAGATTCGCAAAAGGCTATTTCTCAACGTAGAATGGTTGCACCAAgttttaatgatataagACATATTTTAAACACTGCTCAAGTTTTCCAATTCATTAAGCAGAAAAGATTGAATTCTAATACTTTGAAGTTAGTTACATTTGATGGTGATGTCACCCTTTATGAAGATGGAGGTTCATTAGTAGACTCAGATCCGGTTGTCCCTTATATGGTAAGATTATTAGAATCAGATATCAGAGTTGGTATATGTACGGCAGCAGGTTATGACGAAGCGCTCAAATACCAAGAAAGATTGCATGGTTTACTGGTTGCTATTTATAGTTCAACTTCGCTTACTCAGGATCAAAAGTGTAATTTGACTGTCATGGGTGGTGAATCGAATTACCTTTtccaatattttgaaaatccTGAAACAGGTGAATTTGGTTTCAGACCAATCGATAAAGATTTGTGGTTATTACCAGAAATGAGAACCTGGGAAGAATCCGATATGGATCTTACTTTAGATTTTGCTGAACAGACATTAATTCACATGAAGAAAACTTTAAAACTACCACCAGAGACTGTTTTAATTCGTAAGCGTAGGGCTGTTGGTTTAGTGCCAGGTGAAAAGTTCGATCATATTAAAGGCAAAACAGTCCGTGTTAAATTGTCAAGAGAGCAACTAGAAGAGATTGTTTTAACTTTACAAAACACCTTGGATACATTTAAGCCTGCCACAAGAGTGCAATTCAGTTGTTTCGATGGCGGTAGTGATGTTTGGTGTGATATCGGTGGCAAGGATTTAGGTGTTAGAATCTTGCAAAACTTTTATTCTCCAAATAATCCAATTAAGCCATACGAGACTTTACATGTCGGTGACCAATTTAATCCATCTGGTTTAGCTAACGATGTTAAAGCCAGATTAGCCGGATGCACCCTTTGGATTGCGTCACCTCATGAAACAGTACAATTGTTATGCAGATTAACCAGCGAATATTAA
- the PNS1 gene encoding Pns1p (similar to Saccharomyces cerevisiae PNS1 (YOR161C); ancestral locus Anc_5.502) codes for MEKDTSQINSGGLSEADQEKDSNRILPTSAKGNAVNQPPSQPVSGNKYNFGNNEYYNLESETAGAPIVSYDEKFPIEGIENKKHFWSRINDFPFTIFFILVVFGFIAVAALTLRSWAQVYSSTGSGIYNSTATDTLNTNSVILLVFVCVIAVIFGLIGLFTCYKFPKFFIYAGMLVNILSCLGTAIMYMSLRYWSTGIIFLVFTFFTIWCYWGMRSRIPLTVIILKTIMEVITKLPQIIYVQLIGTIILTAFSFLFSSVVVSTYIKYDPKSANSGCNVSGGSCSYSKLVGILVFVFFSGYYITEVIRNCIHVTISGIYGSWYYWYKVPNSFPRWPALGSFKRAMTTSFGSICFGSLIVTVIETIKEIVRLLRQGSQVDNSFGSFAGIAFIFLDWIISFLQWVAQYFNHYAYCFIALYGKPYLKSAKDTWNMLRDKGIDALINDNLINAALGFYVLFVSYMSTLFAFLYLRFTTPDYNSSGTFNFPLTAFSFLIAFQVCNVSVECIRSGVATFFVALSKDPEVYQNDYPEKFDEIFNAYPDVLDKLRPH; via the coding sequence ATGGAGAAAGATACAAGCCAAATAAACTCTGGTGGGCTGTCAGAGGCGGACCAAGAAAAGGACTCGAATCGTATTTTGCCGACGTCTGCTAAAGGAAATGCTGTCAATCAACCTCCAAGCCAACCTGTAAGTGggaataaatataattttggtaataacgaatattataatttagaATCTGAAACTGCAGGTGCACCCATTGTATCTTATGATGAAAAATTCCCAATTGAAGGCATTGAGaataaaaaacatttttgGTCAAGAATTAATGATTTCccatttacaatattttttatactGGTTGTGTTTGGTTTTATTGCAGTTGCAGCCCTTACTTTAAGATCATGGGCTCAGGTGTATTCTTCCACTGGATCTGGGATATACAATTCAACAGCTACTGATACTTTAAATACAAACTCTGTGATTTTGTTGGTATTTGTATGTGTTATCGCGGTCATTTTTGGACTTATTGGCTTGTTTACGTGTTATAAGTTTCCAAAGTTTTTCATATATGCTGGGATGTTGGTGAATATACTTTCATGTTTAGGAACTGCAATAATGTACATGTCACTTAGATATTGGTCAACAGgtatcatttttttagtGTTTACTTTCTTCACTATTTGGTGCTATTGGGGAATGAGATCAAGAATACCTTTAACAGTTATCATCTTGAAGACCATTATGGAAGTAATAACCAAACTTCcacaaataatatatgtaCAACTTATAGGAACAATAATTTTGACGGCGTTCAGTTTCTTATTCTCTTCTGTTGTTGTATCCACGTATATTAAGTATGATCCTAAATCAGCAAACTCTGGATGCAATGTCTCAGGTGGAAGCTGTTCATATTCAAAGTTAGTAGGTATACTGGTATTTGTGTTTTTTAGTGGTTACTACATTACGGAGGTAATTAGAAATTGTATTCATGTCACAATTTCTGGTATTTATGGATCATGGTATTACTGGTATAAAGTCCCAAATTCCTTTCCCAGGTGGCCAGCACTTGGCTCTTTTAAGAGGGCAATGACTACTTCCTTTGGGTCAATTTGTTTTGGCTCATTAATAGTTACCGTTATTGAAACAATCAAGGAAATTGTAAGATTGTTAAGACAAGGCAGTCAAGTTGATAACTCTTTTGGTTCCTTTGCCGGTATAGCATTTATATTCCTAGATTGgataatttctttcttgCAATGGGTTGCGCAGTATTTCAATCATTATGCGTATTGTTTCATTGCCTTATATGGGAAACCATATTTGAAGTCAGCTAAAGATACTTGGAACATGCTAAGAGATAAAGGCATCGATGCATTgattaatgataatttgaTTAATGCAGCATTGGGTTTCTACGTATTGTTTGTATCATATATGTCGACTCTCTTTGCATTCCTATATTTAAGATTTACGACACCTGACTATAATAGTTCTGGTACCTTCAATTTTCCATTAACTGCCTtctcatttttaattgcatTTCAAGTATGCAATGTCAGTGTAGAATGCATAAGATCGGGTGTTGCAACCTTCTTTGTAGCTCTATCTAAGGATCCAGAAGTGTATCAAAATGATTATCCAGAAAAGTTTGATGAGATATTCAATGCTTATCCGGATGTCTTAGATAAATTACGTCCTCATTAA
- the PET123 gene encoding mitochondrial 37S ribosomal protein PET123 (similar to Saccharomyces cerevisiae PET123 (YOR158W); ancestral locus Anc_5.505) — MGKGAAKYGFKSGILPATRNILKKPTVRQTELMSKLTQPKQTGRNGVGYADGVLHPKGSKRVQSDVVFINVEELISKTVPLPQNKKELKSKEQKIKETKASLRREYLMEAFRNEEERLIRVEQLMKKKEMLLEQEKQAHLKELEKEKSSDLTVPTLEKLINEPLVRLRTPEEEELLNMKRKYNREVIEFKAKERKLEKLIELYHATNEFIVTEQDLIKKIDEAFSMETSDLLRTKLSLSASRIKSKNESMIGDALFGTVAGTHTGLPEVKEYISNESAEFNDLVQKTNNELENNTNS; from the coding sequence ATGGGGAAAGGTGCTGCGAAATATGGGTTTAAAAGTGGTATTCTTCCTGCCACAAGAAATATCTTGAAGAAACCAACAGTTAGACAAACCGAGTTAATGAGCAAGTTAACTCAACCTAAACAGACCGGTAGAAATGGTGTTGGGTATGCAGACGGGGTATTGCATCCAAAGGGCTCTAAGAGAGTTCAATCGGATGTGGTGTTCATCAATGTTGAAGAATTGATTTCGAAGACTGTCCCACTGcctcaaaataaaaaagaattaaaatctAAGGAAcagaaaattaaagaaactAAAGCTAGTTTGCGTAGAGAATATCTAATGGAAGCTTTCCGTAACGAAGAGGAGAGATTGATAAGAGTAGAACAgttaatgaagaagaaagaaatgcTATTGGAGCAAGAAAAGCAGGCACATTTGAAAGAATTGGAGAAGGAAAAAAGTTCAGATTTGACTGTTCCTACATTGGAAAAATTGATCAACGAGCCGCTAGTCAGATTAAGAACTCCAGAGGAGgaagaattattgaatatgaaGAGAAAATACAATAGAGAGGTGATTGAATTCAAAGCAAAGGAAAGAAAgttagaaaaattaattgaattatacCACGCAAccaatgaattcattgtaACAGAACAagatttgataaaaaagatAGATGAAGCATTTTCCATGGAAACTTCAGATTTACTAAGGACCAAACTAAGTTTGAGTGCATCTAGAATAAAATCTAAGAATGAAAGTATGATTGGTGATGCATTATTTGGTACCGTTGCTGGTACTCATACTGGTTTACCGGAAGtgaaagaatatatatcaaatgaATCAGCAGAATTCAATGACCTTGTTCAAAAGacaaataatgaattggAAAACAACACTAATTCTTAA